A window from Nevskia ramosa DSM 11499 encodes these proteins:
- a CDS encoding CcdB family protein encodes MAQFDVHAVPAADADYAPYLVELQSDLVSGLDTALVAPLVRRADAGPIVHHLNPVIRFGDDELVLRIGELVSLPRTVLGRKVGSIKSDREALMAAIDVIFFGI; translated from the coding sequence GTGGCCCAGTTCGACGTTCATGCAGTGCCTGCGGCCGATGCCGATTACGCGCCCTATCTGGTCGAGTTGCAGTCTGATCTGGTGTCCGGGCTCGACACGGCCCTCGTCGCCCCGTTGGTGCGCCGCGCCGATGCTGGCCCGATCGTCCATCACCTGAACCCGGTGATCCGCTTCGGAGACGACGAACTGGTCTTGCGCATCGGCGAACTGGTGTCGTTGCCGCGGACCGTGCTGGGCCGCAAGGTTGGCTCGATCAAATCCGATCGCGAAGCGCTGATGGCCGCGATCGACGTCATTTTTTTCGGAATCTGA